The following are from one region of the Etheostoma spectabile isolate EspeVRDwgs_2016 chromosome 15, UIUC_Espe_1.0, whole genome shotgun sequence genome:
- the LOC116703211 gene encoding metalloproteinase inhibitor 2 — MSWTANSFFVTLAILFLWRVEEIAEACSCSPVHPQQAFCNSDVVIRAKVVGVQLVDVGNDIYGNPIQRIKYDIKQIKMFKGTTNVIDAIYTAPSSAVCGVTLENNGKEYLITGKLEADGTMHITLCDFIEPWEAMSATQKKSLTQRYEMGCDCKITRCTSIPCMISGPAECLWTDWVIEKTVNGGQAKDFACIKRSDDSCAWYRGAAQPKRDFLDIEDP; from the exons ATGAGTTGGACagcaaacagtttttttgtcactctgGCCATCCTGTTTCTGTGGCGAGTGGAAGAAATAGCAGAAGCCTGCAGCTGCTCCCCAGTGCATCCTCAGCAGGCGTTTTGCAACTCGGATGTCG tTATCAGGGCAAAGGTAGTTGGTGTGCAGTTGGTTGATGTTGGCAATGACATCTATGGAAACCCCATCCAGCGTATCAAGTATGACATCAAACAAATCAAG ATGTTCAAAGGCACCACCAATGTTATCGATGCTATCTACACTGCTCCCAGCTCTGCGGTGTGTGGAGTGACATTGGAGAATAATGGCAAGGAGTATCTTATCACAG GCAAACTGGAGGCTGACGGGACAATGCATATCACACTGTGTGACTTCATTGAGCCCTGGGAGGCCATGAGTGCCACCCAGAAGAAGAGCCTGACTCAGCGCTATGAAATGGGCTGTGATTGCAAG ATCACCCGCTGCACCTCCATACCCTGCATGATCAGCGGCCCGGCAGAGTGCCTGTGGACTGACTGGGTGATTGAGAAGACAGTCAATGGAGGACAGGCCAAAGACTTTGCTTGTATCAAGAGGAGTGATGACTCTTGTGCCTGGTACAGAGGGGCAGCACAACCTAAAAGGGATTTCCTGGACATCGAAGACCCTTAA
- the LOC116702563 gene encoding galectin-3-binding protein A isoform X2: MLAPRNIFTLWLLLLLHDVSESATGFDWFNRERNPVPQEGDVRLFGGSASEGRVEIYHEGYWGTVCDDGWDMAEAQVVCRQLHFPGAKSVVIGKDYGKASGPIWLDDLTCKGTENHLFKCAFKSWGTTDCSHKEDVGVICETTGTNLTISDSTHSLDHSISLSDELGQIFDSGNGCDFQILVQSATGNRNEDGAPEMVATTICTHKIVLSQFPLFNASEGMTSITVPISQSCQPHFTSFIRYIYTRKVDVTFSSAQCLHWMAYKFGVKQLMEDTGRLFSKILPEDPLFKTQVSLYEYAEETGDLVLQENCIQYLAWNYQNLTRSPAWTHLSVDLLGSLLTRSDLVVPDEYFVLQTVESWITEKGNSTSMKTQLDLLNRIRFPMIPAEVLYNLEDNSSLYSTHEKVYRENILEAFQFNVLLFSDLMSNPKFNRENDHFQPRFYTAKPWSTVIIPDQTSSFNHYQYGGHQTPTKSLTTPVHNSMIFKRNMVNWEANVFKNQYECSNRGLRCDSLPMARLITYNQLTDQRNVIFRNRLLLICQGKYICHVQDFKANTAYVNGSQVLTYPCPDNQYTYRFVVRPEYV; the protein is encoded by the exons ATGCTTGCACCAAGAAACATATTCACTCTGTGGCTTCTGCTACTTCTCCATGATGTCTCTGAAAGTGCAACGGGATTTGACTGGTTCA ATAGAGAAAGAAACCCTGTGCCGCAGGAAGGTGATGTGAGGCTGTTTGGCGGCAGTGCTTCTGAGGGCCGTGTGGAAATCTACCATGAGGGTTATTGGGGAACGGTGTGTGACGATGGCTGGGACATGGCCGAGGCCCAAGTGGTGTGTCGTCAGCTCCACTTCCCGGGAGCCAAGTCTGTTGTCATTGGGAAGGACTACGGAAAAG CATCTGGACCTATTTGGCTGGATGATTTAACATGTAAAGGCACAGAGAACCACCTGTTTAAATGTGCGTTCAAAAGCTGGGGAACAACGGACTGCAGCCACAAAGAGGACGTTGGAGTTATTTGCGAAACAACTG GCACCAATCTGACCATCAGTGATTCGACACACTCACTGGACCACAGCATCAGTCTGTCTGATGAACTCGGCCAAATCTTTGACAGCGGGAATGGCTGTGACTTCCAGATCTTGGTCCAGAGTGCAACTGGAAACAGAAATGAGGATGGGGCCCCGGAGATGGTTGCGACAACGATTTGCACACACAAAATTGTCCTCTCACAATTCCCACTCTTCAATGCTTCAGAGGGGATGACGAGCATCACGGTCCCCATAAGCCAGTCTTGCCAACCACATTTTACCTCCTTCATCAG GTACATTTACACCCGCAAGGTGGATGTGACCTTCTCCTCTGCCCAGTGCCTCCACTGGATGGCGTATAAGTTTGGGGTGAAGCAGCTGATGGAGGACACAGGCCGGCTGTTCTCTAAAATCCTCCCAGAAGACCCCTTGTTTAAAACCCAGGTGTCCCTTTACGAATATGCAGAGGAGACTGGGGACTTGGTCCTCCAGGAGAACTGTATTCAGTATCTGGCCTGGAACTACCAAAATCTGACCAGGTCCCCCGCTTGGACCCACCTCTCCGTTGACCTCCTTGGATCCCTTCTAACCCGCTCAGACCTGGTGGTGCCAGATGAATATTTTGTGCTTCAGACTGTGGAGAGCTGGATCACAGAGAAGGGCAACTCGACCAGTATGAAAACCCAACTTGACCTGTTGAATCGCATACGTTTCCCTATGATCCCCGCGGAAGTACTGTATAACCTGGAGGACAACTCTTCTCTCTACAGCACTCATGAGAAAGTGTATCGTGAAAACATCTTGGAAGCATTCCAGTTTAATGTTCTTCTTTTTAGCGATCTGATGTCCAACCCAAAGTTCAACAGAGAAAATGATCATTTCCAGCCCAGGTTCTACACCGCTAAGCCATGGAGCACTGTTATAATTCCAGATCAAACAAGCAGTTTCAATCATTATCAATACGGGGGGCATCAAACCCCAACCAAGTCGCTCACCACACCTGTCCACAACAGTATGATCTTTAAGCGCAACATGGTTAACTGGGAGGCAAATGTCTTCAAAAACCAATATGAATGTTCAAACCGAGGCCTGAGGTGCGACTCGTTGCCTATGGCAAGGCTGATTACCTACAACCAACTCACCGATCAGAGAAACGTCATCTTTCGTAACCGGCTCCTGCTTATCTGCCAAGGCAAGTACATCTGTCATGTCCAGGACTTCAAGGCCAACACGGCTTATGTGAATGGGTCCCAGGTTCTGACCTATCCCTGTCCTGATAACCAGTACACCTACCGCTTCGTAGTGAGACCAGAGTATGTCTGA
- the LOC116702563 gene encoding galectin-3-binding protein A isoform X1, with the protein MLAPRNIFTLWLLLLLHDVSESATGFDWFKYRERNPVPQEGDVRLFGGSASEGRVEIYHEGYWGTVCDDGWDMAEAQVVCRQLHFPGAKSVVIGKDYGKASGPIWLDDLTCKGTENHLFKCAFKSWGTTDCSHKEDVGVICETTGTNLTISDSTHSLDHSISLSDELGQIFDSGNGCDFQILVQSATGNRNEDGAPEMVATTICTHKIVLSQFPLFNASEGMTSITVPISQSCQPHFTSFIRYIYTRKVDVTFSSAQCLHWMAYKFGVKQLMEDTGRLFSKILPEDPLFKTQVSLYEYAEETGDLVLQENCIQYLAWNYQNLTRSPAWTHLSVDLLGSLLTRSDLVVPDEYFVLQTVESWITEKGNSTSMKTQLDLLNRIRFPMIPAEVLYNLEDNSSLYSTHEKVYRENILEAFQFNVLLFSDLMSNPKFNRENDHFQPRFYTAKPWSTVIIPDQTSSFNHYQYGGHQTPTKSLTTPVHNSMIFKRNMVNWEANVFKNQYECSNRGLRCDSLPMARLITYNQLTDQRNVIFRNRLLLICQGKYICHVQDFKANTAYVNGSQVLTYPCPDNQYTYRFVVRPEYV; encoded by the exons ATGCTTGCACCAAGAAACATATTCACTCTGTGGCTTCTGCTACTTCTCCATGATGTCTCTGAAAGTGCAACGGGATTTGACTGGTTCA AAT ATAGAGAAAGAAACCCTGTGCCGCAGGAAGGTGATGTGAGGCTGTTTGGCGGCAGTGCTTCTGAGGGCCGTGTGGAAATCTACCATGAGGGTTATTGGGGAACGGTGTGTGACGATGGCTGGGACATGGCCGAGGCCCAAGTGGTGTGTCGTCAGCTCCACTTCCCGGGAGCCAAGTCTGTTGTCATTGGGAAGGACTACGGAAAAG CATCTGGACCTATTTGGCTGGATGATTTAACATGTAAAGGCACAGAGAACCACCTGTTTAAATGTGCGTTCAAAAGCTGGGGAACAACGGACTGCAGCCACAAAGAGGACGTTGGAGTTATTTGCGAAACAACTG GCACCAATCTGACCATCAGTGATTCGACACACTCACTGGACCACAGCATCAGTCTGTCTGATGAACTCGGCCAAATCTTTGACAGCGGGAATGGCTGTGACTTCCAGATCTTGGTCCAGAGTGCAACTGGAAACAGAAATGAGGATGGGGCCCCGGAGATGGTTGCGACAACGATTTGCACACACAAAATTGTCCTCTCACAATTCCCACTCTTCAATGCTTCAGAGGGGATGACGAGCATCACGGTCCCCATAAGCCAGTCTTGCCAACCACATTTTACCTCCTTCATCAG GTACATTTACACCCGCAAGGTGGATGTGACCTTCTCCTCTGCCCAGTGCCTCCACTGGATGGCGTATAAGTTTGGGGTGAAGCAGCTGATGGAGGACACAGGCCGGCTGTTCTCTAAAATCCTCCCAGAAGACCCCTTGTTTAAAACCCAGGTGTCCCTTTACGAATATGCAGAGGAGACTGGGGACTTGGTCCTCCAGGAGAACTGTATTCAGTATCTGGCCTGGAACTACCAAAATCTGACCAGGTCCCCCGCTTGGACCCACCTCTCCGTTGACCTCCTTGGATCCCTTCTAACCCGCTCAGACCTGGTGGTGCCAGATGAATATTTTGTGCTTCAGACTGTGGAGAGCTGGATCACAGAGAAGGGCAACTCGACCAGTATGAAAACCCAACTTGACCTGTTGAATCGCATACGTTTCCCTATGATCCCCGCGGAAGTACTGTATAACCTGGAGGACAACTCTTCTCTCTACAGCACTCATGAGAAAGTGTATCGTGAAAACATCTTGGAAGCATTCCAGTTTAATGTTCTTCTTTTTAGCGATCTGATGTCCAACCCAAAGTTCAACAGAGAAAATGATCATTTCCAGCCCAGGTTCTACACCGCTAAGCCATGGAGCACTGTTATAATTCCAGATCAAACAAGCAGTTTCAATCATTATCAATACGGGGGGCATCAAACCCCAACCAAGTCGCTCACCACACCTGTCCACAACAGTATGATCTTTAAGCGCAACATGGTTAACTGGGAGGCAAATGTCTTCAAAAACCAATATGAATGTTCAAACCGAGGCCTGAGGTGCGACTCGTTGCCTATGGCAAGGCTGATTACCTACAACCAACTCACCGATCAGAGAAACGTCATCTTTCGTAACCGGCTCCTGCTTATCTGCCAAGGCAAGTACATCTGTCATGTCCAGGACTTCAAGGCCAACACGGCTTATGTGAATGGGTCCCAGGTTCTGACCTATCCCTGTCCTGATAACCAGTACACCTACCGCTTCGTAGTGAGACCAGAGTATGTCTGA
- the LOC116702563 gene encoding galectin-3-binding protein A isoform X3: MLAPRNIFTLWLLLLLHDVSESATGFDWFSEERNPVPQEGDVRLFGGSASEGRVEIYHEGYWGTVCDDGWDMAEAQVVCRQLHFPGAKSVVIGKDYGKASGPIWLDDLTCKGTENHLFKCAFKSWGTTDCSHKEDVGVICETTGTNLTISDSTHSLDHSISLSDELGQIFDSGNGCDFQILVQSATGNRNEDGAPEMVATTICTHKIVLSQFPLFNASEGMTSITVPISQSCQPHFTSFIRYIYTRKVDVTFSSAQCLHWMAYKFGVKQLMEDTGRLFSKILPEDPLFKTQVSLYEYAEETGDLVLQENCIQYLAWNYQNLTRSPAWTHLSVDLLGSLLTRSDLVVPDEYFVLQTVESWITEKGNSTSMKTQLDLLNRIRFPMIPAEVLYNLEDNSSLYSTHEKVYRENILEAFQFNVLLFSDLMSNPKFNRENDHFQPRFYTAKPWSTVIIPDQTSSFNHYQYGGHQTPTKSLTTPVHNSMIFKRNMVNWEANVFKNQYECSNRGLRCDSLPMARLITYNQLTDQRNVIFRNRLLLICQGKYICHVQDFKANTAYVNGSQVLTYPCPDNQYTYRFVVRPEYV; the protein is encoded by the exons ATGCTTGCACCAAGAAACATATTCACTCTGTGGCTTCTGCTACTTCTCCATGATGTCTCTGAAAGTGCAACGGGATTTGACTGGTTCAGTGA AGAAAGAAACCCTGTGCCGCAGGAAGGTGATGTGAGGCTGTTTGGCGGCAGTGCTTCTGAGGGCCGTGTGGAAATCTACCATGAGGGTTATTGGGGAACGGTGTGTGACGATGGCTGGGACATGGCCGAGGCCCAAGTGGTGTGTCGTCAGCTCCACTTCCCGGGAGCCAAGTCTGTTGTCATTGGGAAGGACTACGGAAAAG CATCTGGACCTATTTGGCTGGATGATTTAACATGTAAAGGCACAGAGAACCACCTGTTTAAATGTGCGTTCAAAAGCTGGGGAACAACGGACTGCAGCCACAAAGAGGACGTTGGAGTTATTTGCGAAACAACTG GCACCAATCTGACCATCAGTGATTCGACACACTCACTGGACCACAGCATCAGTCTGTCTGATGAACTCGGCCAAATCTTTGACAGCGGGAATGGCTGTGACTTCCAGATCTTGGTCCAGAGTGCAACTGGAAACAGAAATGAGGATGGGGCCCCGGAGATGGTTGCGACAACGATTTGCACACACAAAATTGTCCTCTCACAATTCCCACTCTTCAATGCTTCAGAGGGGATGACGAGCATCACGGTCCCCATAAGCCAGTCTTGCCAACCACATTTTACCTCCTTCATCAG GTACATTTACACCCGCAAGGTGGATGTGACCTTCTCCTCTGCCCAGTGCCTCCACTGGATGGCGTATAAGTTTGGGGTGAAGCAGCTGATGGAGGACACAGGCCGGCTGTTCTCTAAAATCCTCCCAGAAGACCCCTTGTTTAAAACCCAGGTGTCCCTTTACGAATATGCAGAGGAGACTGGGGACTTGGTCCTCCAGGAGAACTGTATTCAGTATCTGGCCTGGAACTACCAAAATCTGACCAGGTCCCCCGCTTGGACCCACCTCTCCGTTGACCTCCTTGGATCCCTTCTAACCCGCTCAGACCTGGTGGTGCCAGATGAATATTTTGTGCTTCAGACTGTGGAGAGCTGGATCACAGAGAAGGGCAACTCGACCAGTATGAAAACCCAACTTGACCTGTTGAATCGCATACGTTTCCCTATGATCCCCGCGGAAGTACTGTATAACCTGGAGGACAACTCTTCTCTCTACAGCACTCATGAGAAAGTGTATCGTGAAAACATCTTGGAAGCATTCCAGTTTAATGTTCTTCTTTTTAGCGATCTGATGTCCAACCCAAAGTTCAACAGAGAAAATGATCATTTCCAGCCCAGGTTCTACACCGCTAAGCCATGGAGCACTGTTATAATTCCAGATCAAACAAGCAGTTTCAATCATTATCAATACGGGGGGCATCAAACCCCAACCAAGTCGCTCACCACACCTGTCCACAACAGTATGATCTTTAAGCGCAACATGGTTAACTGGGAGGCAAATGTCTTCAAAAACCAATATGAATGTTCAAACCGAGGCCTGAGGTGCGACTCGTTGCCTATGGCAAGGCTGATTACCTACAACCAACTCACCGATCAGAGAAACGTCATCTTTCGTAACCGGCTCCTGCTTATCTGCCAAGGCAAGTACATCTGTCATGTCCAGGACTTCAAGGCCAACACGGCTTATGTGAATGGGTCCCAGGTTCTGACCTATCCCTGTCCTGATAACCAGTACACCTACCGCTTCGTAGTGAGACCAGAGTATGTCTGA